In Vigna radiata var. radiata cultivar VC1973A unplaced genomic scaffold, Vradiata_ver6 scaffold_383, whole genome shotgun sequence, a single window of DNA contains:
- the LOC106780090 gene encoding uncharacterized protein LOC106780090: MEETLGQAWDRYKSLLRKMPTHGFDDTSVVLSFLGGLSIQTKLLLDAAARGNIKNKIAEEAYELINNMATNDITTKLKETLQQFMQATISNQKSTEASIRNLEIQGGQLAKNLEDMPDRGFGANTKVIPKEECNAIMTRSEKQYGRFMEIFKQLEITMPLTEALRQVYAKHMKQFLKKKYLDEQTIKVQGNCSAILQKTLPLKFKDPGSFTIPCIIGNYDIGKALVDLRASINLMPLSMLKKIGGMAVKPTKAILQMVYRSIKLPYGVIEDVVMRIDKLKFPVDFVVMKMEENEEIPIILG; this comes from the exons atggaggaaaccctaggcCAGGCGTGGGACAGATATAAAAGCCTGTTGAGGAAGATGCCTACACACGGTTTTGATGATACATCAGTAGTCCTTtcattccttggaggtcttaGCATTCAAACAAAGCTCTTGCTAGATGCAGCAGCAAGAGGTAACATCAAGAACAAGATTGCAGAGGAAGCATATGAATTGATAAATAACATGGCTACTAATGATAT AACTACGAAGCTTAAAGAAACTCTTCAGCAATTTATGCAGGCAACTATCTCTAATCAGAAGAGCACTGAAGCGTCCATTAGAAACTTGGAGATACAAGGTGGCCAATTGGCTAAAAACTTGGAGGATATGCCTGACAGGGGTTTTGGGGCTAATACTAAAGTTATCCCTAAGGAAGAGTGCAATGCTATTATGACTAGAAGTG AGAAGCAATATGGGCgtttcatggagatcttcaagcaATTGGAGATTACTATGCCTTTGACCGAAGCACTACGGCAAGTTTATGCGAAGCACATGAAGCAATTCCTCAAAAAGAAGTATCTAGATGAGCAAACAATTAAAGTACAGGGTAATTGCAGTGCCATATTACAGAAGACGCTTCCTCTCAAATTCAAAGATCCGGGGAGTTTCACCATCCCTTGCATCATTGGGAATTATGATATAGGGAAGGCTCTAGTTGACTTACGAGCTAGTATCAATCTTATGCCCTTATCTATGCTTAAGAAAATTGGTGGTATGGCGGTCAAACCTACAAAAGCAATCTTGCAAATGGTATATAGGTCCATCAAGCTTCCGTATGGTGTGATAGAAGACGTGGTGATGAGAATTGATAAACTCAAATTTCCAGTGGACTTTGTAGTGATGAAGATGGAGGAAAATGAAGAGATACCGATCATTCTTGGATGA